From a single Lolium rigidum isolate FL_2022 chromosome 7, APGP_CSIRO_Lrig_0.1, whole genome shotgun sequence genomic region:
- the LOC124675180 gene encoding probable LRR receptor-like serine/threonine-protein kinase At1g56140: MNFLWCVVCLAAAALNAVFAKLGQKAGTSWNISGDPCTGAATDNTDIDSNPNFNPAIKCEVCTGGNTSVCRVTKLKIYALDAVGSIPEELRNLTALTNLNLAQNYLTGPLPSFMGELTNMQYMSLGINALSGPVPKELGNLTNLIVLSFSSNNFSGSLPSELGNLTKLEQLYIDSAGVSGPLPSSLSKLTKMKQLWASDNDFTGQIPDYIGSWSSLTDLRFQGNSFQGPIPATLSNLGLLASLRIGDILNGSSSSLTFLNNLTSLNTLILRNCRISDKLVSTDFSKFTSLNLLDLSFNNITGEVPQTLLNLTSLTFLFLGNNSLSGSLPSSIGSLLKSLDFSYNQLSGSVPSWAKDSQLNLVTNNFVADSSSNSVLPTGWGCLQRSTPCFLGSPKSSSFAVDCGSMRSVSGSDNSVYEPDDASLGAASFYVTGGPTWGVSNVGRFMDSRNGSYIIYSSHQFQNTLDTELFRNARMSPSSLRYFGIGLENGNYTVTLQFAEFDFPDGQSWKSTGRRVFDIYVQGVRKEQNFDIRKEAGGKSYTAVRKQYIVPVTKNFLEIHLFWAGKGTCCIPSQGYYGPAISALSATPNFTPTVRNAVAKKKGSKIGVIVGVIVGVAVLGLLAFAGIFVWRQKRRKLSLEQEELYSIVGRPNVLSYGELRSATENFSSNNLLGKGGYGSVYKGKLTDGRFVAVKQLSETSHQGKKEFATEIETISRVQHRNLVKLYGCCLEGNKPLLVYEYLENGSLDHALFGKGRSNLDWPTRFEICLGIARGLAYLHEESSIRVVHRDIKASNVLLDANLNPKISDFGLAKLYDDQETHVSTKVAGTFGYLAPEYAMRGHVTEKVDVFAFGVVVLETLAGRPNYYSTQDQNKVYIFEWVWELYEDNHPLDMLDPRLEEFDSEEVLRAIKVALVCTQGSPHQRPSMSRVVAMLTGDVEAPSNVSKPSYITEWQIKGGGNTSFMSSNVSGQSSSTQRTDSVRLPFLGSIIDEGR; this comes from the exons ATGAATTTTTTATGGTGTGTCGTTTGTCTCGCAGCGGCGGCGCTGAACGCGGTGTTCGCCAAGCTCGGCCAGAAGGCAGGGACGTCATGGAACATCAGCGGCGACCCCTGCACGGGCGCCGCCACGGACAACACCGACATCGACAGCAACCCCAACTTCAACCCGGCCATCAAATGCGAAGTCTGCACCGGCGGCAACACCTCCGTATGCCGCGTCACCAAGCT GAAAATATACGCCTTGGACGCGGTCGGTTCCATACCAGAAGAGCTGCGGAACCTCACAGCCTTGACCAATCT GAATTTAGCACAAAATTACCTAACAGGGCCTTTACCATCCTTCATGGGCGAGTTGACTAATATGCAGTACAT GAGTTTGGGTATCAATGCATTATCTGGACCTGTACCAAAGGAGCTCGGGAATCTTACGAATCTTATAGTACT GAGCTTTAGCTCAAACAATTTTAGTGGCTCGCTTCCTTCGGAACTGGGAAACCTCACAAAACTTGAGCAACT GTACATTGATAGTGCTGGCGTCAGTGGACCACTACCATCATCACTTTCCAAGCTTACAAAAATGAAACAATT GTGGGCATCAGATAATGATTTTACCGGGCAAATACCAGATTATATTGGGAGCTGGAGTAGTTTAACCGATCT GAGGTTTCAAGGCAATTCTTTTCAGGGTCCAATTCCAGCTACTCTTTCCAATCTGGGCCTACTGGCAAGCTT ACGAATTGGTGATATATTAAATGGGAGCTCTTCTTCACTGACATTCCTCAATAACCTGACATCTTTGAACACCCT GATTCTGAGGAACTGTAGGATATCTGATAAGCTCGTATCAACAGACTTTTCGAAATTCACGAGTTTAAATTTACT GGATTTGAGTTTCAATAATATCACAGGAGAAGTACCACAAACCTTGTTGAATCTGACCTCACTCACCTTCCT ATTTCTTGGGAATAATAGCCTTTCAGGAAGCCTTCCAAGCTCAATAGGATCATTACTAAAAAGTTT AGATTTTTCCTACAACCAGCTCTCAGGAAGCGTTCCTTCTTGGGCTAAAGATTCTCAATT GAATCTGGTGACAAACAATTTCGTGGCCGATAGTTCCAGCAACAG TGTCTTACCTACGGGGTGGGGTTGCCTTCAGCGTAGTACACCATGTTTTCTTGGTTCTCCAAAGT CTTCTTCCTTCGCTGTGGACTGTGGTAGTATGCGATCTGTATCAGGCTCAGATAATTCTGTGTATGAACCTGATGATGCCAGCCTTGGAGCTGCATCATTTTATGTTACAGGAGGGCCAACATGGGGTGTTAGCAACGTTGGAAGGTTCATGGATTCACGGAATGGAAGTTATATAATCTATAGTTCACACCAGTTTCAAAATACACTTGATACAGAACTGTTCCGGAATGCAAGGATGTCACCGTCATCCTTAAGATACTTCGGTATTGGACTTGAAAATGGAAACTATACAGTTACACTTCAATTTGCAGAGTTCGACTTCCCAGATGGTCAGTCTTGGAAGAGCACAGGGAGAAGGGTTTTCGATATATATGTCCAG GGTGTCCGTAAAGAGCAGAACTTTGACATAAGGAAGGAGGCAGGTGGGAAATCTTACACTGCTGTTAGGAAGCAGTACATTGTTCCTGTCACGAAGAACTTTCTTGAGATTCATCTCTTCTGGGCTGGCAAGGGCACTTGCTGCATTCCTTCTCAAGGCTACTACGGGCCTGCGATCTCAGCTTTGAGTGCAACACCAA ATTTCACCCCTACAGTGCGTAATGCTGTCGCAAAGAAGAAAGGTAGTAAAATAGGTGTGATTGTGGGGGTTATAGTTGGTGTGGCAGTTTTAGGACTGTTAGCATTTGCTGGAATCTTTGTTTGGAGGCAGAAAAGGAGAAAACTGTCGTTGGAGCAAGAAG AGCTGTACAGTATTGTGGGAAGACCTAATGTTCTCAGCTATGGGGAACTGAGGTCAGCTACCGAAAATTTCAGTTCTAATAACCTTCTTGGTAAAGGAGGATATGGGTCAGTTTATAAG GGAAAGTTAACTGATGGTAGGTTTGTGGCAGTGAAGCAGCTGTCTGAAACATCTCATCAGGGGAAAAAGGAATTCGCGACGGAAATAGAAACTATATCTCGGGTGCAGCACCGTAATCTCGTGAAGTTGTATGGTTGCTGCCTTGAGGGCAATAAGCCATTGTTGGTTTATGAGTACCTGGAGAATGGAAGCTTGGACCATGCTCTTTTTG GAAAAGGGAGGTCAAACCTAGACTGGCCAACGCGCTTTGAGATATGCTTAGGCATTGCGAGAGGTCTGGCCTATCTTCATGAAGAATCTAGCATCCGTGTTGTGCACAGGGACATAAAGGCCAGCAATGTCTTACTTGATGCCAATCTCAATCCTAAGATCTCAGATTTCGGGCTCGCAAAACTTTACGATGATCAGGAGACACATGTCAGCACGAAAGTTGCTGGTACATT TGGTTACCTCGCACCTGAGTATGCCATGAGAGGCCATGTGACAGAGAAGGTTGATGTGTTTGCATTTGGCGTTGTGGTATTGGAGACTTTAGCTGGAAGACCAAACTATTACTCTACTCAGGACCAAAACAAGGTTTATATTTTCGAATGG GTCTGGGAACTGTACGAGGACAACCACCCTCTGGACATGCTAGACCCAAGGCTCGAAGAATTCGATAGCGAGGAGGTGCTCCGGGCCATCAAGGTGGCGCTCGTGTGCACCCAAGGCTCACCCCACCAGCGGCCATCCATGTCGAGGGTGGTGGCCATGTTGACGGGCGACGTCGAGGCGCCCAGCAATGTGTCCAAGCCCAGCTACATCACGGAGTGGCAGATCAAGGGTGGTGGCAACACCAGCTTCATGAGCTCCAACGTCAGTGGGCAATCGAGCTCGACTCAGAGGACTGACTCAGTGCGGTTGCCGTTCCTGGGCTCCATCATTGACGAAGGCCGTTGA
- the LOC124678746 gene encoding protein unc-45 homolog A-like, with product MAGTEAVEQAHELYRGGRHREALELYTAALAAARGPAQRIALHSNRAACYLKLHDFHKAAEECTSVLELDTEHAGALMLRAQTLVTLKDYQSALFDVNRLIEINPSSEVYRNLHARLKTQLSLAPIPESEEESLYTEEDKEDLPLKEDKMSETFVAKSDQPAAKLIPEKKPASELPKVEVPPSLPSKSQGWETVQKPKGHSGLDYSKWDKVEDDSSEDDEDDDEDEVPQYKFKVRTIGVRSVK from the exons ATGGCGGGGACGGAGGCCGTGGAGCAGGCGCACGAGCTCTACAGGGGCGGCCGCCACCGGGAGGCGCTCGAGCTCTACACGGCCGCGCtcgcggcggcgcggggccccgCGCAGCGCATAGCCCTGCACAGCAACCGCGCCGCCTGCTACCTCAAGCTCCACGACTTCCACAAG GCCGCCGAAGAGTGCACATCTGTCCTTGAGTTGGACACTGAGCATGCTGGAGCTCTCATGCTACGTGCCCAGACTCTTGTCACTCTAAAAGATTACCAGTCGGCTCTATTTGATGTGAACAGGCTAATTGAAATTAATCCGTCATCCGAAGTATATCGGAACCTTCATGCACGGCTCAAGACACAGCTG TCACTAGCTCCGATTCCAGAATCTGAAGAGGAGTCGCTATATACTGAAGAAGACAAAGAAGATCTGCCCCTAAAAGAAGATAAAATGAGTGAAACTTTTGTCGCCAAGTCTGATCAACCTGCTGCTAAACTGATTCCTGAAAAGAAACCTGCAAGCGAACTTCCAAAGGTTGAGGTGCCTCCCAGTCTGCCATCAAAATCCCAGGGTTGGGAGACCGTCCAAAAACCAAAGGGCCATTCAGGCCTTGACTACTCGAAATGGGACAAAGTTGAGGACGATTCAAGTGAAgatgacgaggatgatgatgaagatgaggtgCCCCAGTATAAATTCAAAGTCAGAACCATCGGTGTGCGTTCTGTGAAGTGA
- the LOC124675317 gene encoding uncharacterized protein At4g15545-like, translated as MARHEAAGAATGVDFHLPDEILAVIPTDPYEQLDIARKITSMAISSRVSRLEADVARLRRDLADRERSEADLRARLADSDARLLAALDDNAKLVKERDTLAVTAKKLSRNLAKLEAFKKQLMKSLSEDNLLQFSETGEDRDADVGNNWTARIPPGKDEVSSSRASSNTSSRSTITESSQGYQFSITPYVAPNITPGSTPIVSFSGGSPLAYSTGPSTPKFYSGPTSPTKSRTEGQSAFSSWNGSSHQYSAPVSPPERRSFTGRPRIDGKEFFRQARTRLSYEQFGAFLANIKEFNAQKQSREDTLSKAEEIFGTEHKDLYSSFQSMLNRNQS; from the exons ATGGCGAGGCACGAGGCCGCGGGGGCGGCCACGGGGGTGGACTTCCACCTGCCTGACGAGATCCTGGCCGTGATCCCCACCGACCCGTACGAGCAGCTGGACATCGCGCGCAAGATCACCTCCATGGCCATCTCCTCCCGCGTCTCCCGCCTCGAGGCCGACGTCGCGCGCCTCCGCCGGGACCTCGCCGACCGCGAGCGCTCCGAGGCAGACCTCCGCGCCCGCCTCGCCGACTCCGACGCCCGGCTCCTCGCAGCTCTCGACGACAAC GCGAAGCTGGTGAAGGAGAGGGACACCCTCGCCGTCACGGCCAAGAAGCTGTCCAGGAACTTGGCAAAG CTGGAGGCATTTAAGAAGCAGCTGATGAAATCACTTAGTGAAGATAATTTACTG CAATTTTCAGAAACAGGTGAAGATCGTGATGCAGATGTAGGAAATAATTGGACTGCTAGAATTCCTCCTGGGAAAG ATGAAGTTTCAAGCAGCCGCGCCTCTTCAAATACTTCCAGCAGATCCACAATCACCGAATCATCCCAAG GATACCAGTTCTCAATCACACCATATGTAGCCCCAAATATAACTCCTGGTTCAACACCAATTGTTTCATTCTCGGGTGGTTCTCCACTTGCATATTCAACTGGCCCTTCCACTCCGAAGTTTTATTCTGGTCCAACATCACCTACAAAATCCCGGACTGAAGGCCAATCAGCATTTTCATCATGGAATGGATCCAGTCATCAGTATTCAGCACCTGTCTCTCCTCCTGAACGCCGCTCATTCACAG ggCGACCTCGTATAGATGGAAAGGAATTCTTCCGACAAGCACG GACTCGACTTTCTTATGAGCAATTTGGAGCATTCTTGGCAAACATCAAGGAATTCAATGCGCAGAAACAGTCGCGAGAG GACACACTGTCAAAAGCAGAGGAGATTTTTGGAACAGAGCACAAAGACTTATACAGTTCTTTTCAGAGTATGCTTAATCGCAACCAATCTTGA